Proteins from a single region of candidate division KSB1 bacterium:
- a CDS encoding long-chain fatty acid--CoA ligase — protein sequence MSKLVFMEAQKSFYVTDWLDKRAKLTPERIGLHDLTNGKDFTFAEWNAQANRAANFLRHLGVEKGDRVSVYASNCVEYLDILFACGKIGAIVHSLNWRLTVFELKGIIEKAAPKVLIYSSEWKEQVNALRPALKTVQHFIAIGETVQPHDKAFAERESYPTTLTDRPDLSMDDPWAIFYTGGTTGLPKGAIMTHGNMTWNSINTVMSWGITADDVAPLQLPLFHIGGPNIFMLPLVHVGGKTILCRSFDLEETFDLIENGGITHFVGVPTMYVMMQQHTKWEKIDFSKLKLVISGGAPCPLPVMEKFWEKGIDFKMGYGLTEAAGNNFWLPQKDVRRKIGSVGFPIFHIDMKIVREDGSTCAPNEIGELLIRGPHVTSGYWNEPQATAETIKAGWLHTGDMARQDEEGYFYIAGRSKDMFISGGENVYPAEVEGVIYAHPAVAEAAVIGVPHDKWGEVGCAFVVAEKGRTLTEAELLGFMRQRLAKYKVPHSVIFVETLPKTAIGKIDKKILSAQQTK from the coding sequence ATGTCAAAGCTTGTTTTTATGGAAGCACAAAAATCTTTCTACGTCACCGACTGGCTTGACAAGCGCGCGAAGCTGACGCCGGAGCGGATCGGCTTGCACGATCTCACGAACGGGAAGGATTTCACGTTTGCGGAATGGAATGCGCAGGCGAATCGCGCGGCGAATTTTTTGCGCCATCTCGGTGTCGAGAAAGGCGATCGCGTTTCGGTGTATGCGAGCAATTGTGTTGAGTATCTCGATATCTTGTTCGCGTGCGGAAAAATCGGCGCGATCGTTCACAGCTTGAATTGGCGGCTGACGGTTTTTGAATTGAAAGGCATCATTGAGAAGGCCGCGCCGAAAGTTCTCATTTATTCTTCGGAGTGGAAAGAGCAAGTGAATGCGCTGCGGCCTGCGCTGAAAACGGTTCAACATTTTATTGCCATCGGCGAAACCGTGCAGCCGCATGATAAAGCCTTTGCCGAACGCGAGTCTTACCCCACGACTTTGACAGATCGCCCCGATTTGAGCATGGATGATCCGTGGGCAATTTTTTACACCGGTGGCACCACCGGCCTGCCGAAGGGTGCCATTATGACGCACGGCAACATGACGTGGAACAGTATCAACACGGTGATGAGCTGGGGCATCACCGCCGATGATGTTGCACCGCTGCAACTGCCACTTTTTCACATCGGCGGACCGAATATTTTCATGCTGCCGCTGGTGCACGTCGGTGGCAAAACCATTTTGTGTCGCAGTTTTGATTTGGAGGAAACTTTCGATTTGATTGAAAACGGCGGCATCACGCATTTCGTCGGTGTGCCAACGATGTACGTCATGATGCAGCAGCATACAAAATGGGAGAAGATTGATTTTTCCAAATTAAAACTCGTCATCAGCGGCGGCGCGCCGTGCCCCCTGCCGGTGATGGAAAAGTTTTGGGAGAAGGGCATCGATTTCAAAATGGGCTACGGTTTGACGGAAGCGGCGGGCAACAATTTCTGGCTGCCGCAAAAAGACGTGCGCCGCAAAATCGGTTCGGTCGGCTTTCCGATTTTTCACATCGATATGAAAATCGTTCGTGAAGACGGCAGCACTTGCGCTCCCAATGAAATCGGCGAGCTGCTCATTCGCGGGCCGCACGTGACCAGCGGTTATTGGAATGAGCCGCAGGCGACGGCGGAAACGATCAAAGCCGGTTGGCTGCACACCGGCGACATGGCACGGCAGGATGAAGAGGGTTATTTCTACATCGCGGGCCGCAGCAAAGACATGTTCATCAGCGGCGGTGAAAACGTTTATCCGGCGGAAGTGGAGGGCGTAATTTATGCGCACCCAGCGGTGGCGGAGGCAGCGGTGATCGGTGTGCCTCATGACAAGTGGGGAGAAGTCGGGTGCGCTTTTGTTGTGGCCGAAAAAGGCCGCACGTTGACGGAAGCGGAGTTGCTCGGTTTTATGCGGCAACGTTTGGCGAAATACAAAGTTCCCCACTCCGTGATTTTTGTCGAGACATTGCCGAAAACGGCGATTGGAAAAATTGACAAGAAAATTTTAAGCG